From a single Gadus morhua chromosome 3, gadMor3.0, whole genome shotgun sequence genomic region:
- the LOC115540379 gene encoding claudin domain-containing protein 1: protein MVDNRYATALVIGSVLSLLATVYLSVAVGTQHWYQYRIRPAPSNNAANTSELVKDFINGDFNEKNYSETMFRLNGTLGLWWRCIMVPSETHWYKEPNPKMASQCVSFTLPQQFASKYREPGNETSGEDLFRTYMWRGQFLLPLVSVALVFLSGLVGVCACLCRSITPTLGVGVLHLLAGLCSLGTVCCFLVGVDLLPHNASPSEAAEGALGWSLYLALISAPLQMMAAALFLWAARSHRKSYTRMTAYRVA from the exons ATGGTTGATAACCGGTACGCCACAGCCCTGGTCATCGGCTCCGTGTTGAGCCTTTTGGCCACGGTGTACCTCTCTGTGGCCGTGGGAACGCAACACTGGTATCAGTACCGCATCCGACCTGCCCCCTCGAACAATGCAGCCAATACCTCAGAACTGGTCAAGGACTTCATCAATGGGGACTTCAACGAGAAGAACTACAGTGAAACTATGTTTCGACTGAATGGAACTCTAGGTCTGTGGTGGAGGTGCATCATGGTGCCCAGTGAGACACACTGGTATAAAGAACCAA ATCCTAAAATGGCGAGTCAGTGTGTGAGTTTCACTCTTCCCCAGCAGTTTGCTTCAAAGTACAGAGAACCTGGGAACGAGACCAGTGGGGAGGATCTGTTCAGGACCT aCATGTGGAGGGGCCAGTTCCTGCTGCCCCTGGTGTCTGTTGCACTGGTGTTCCTGAGCGgcctggtgggtgtgtgtgcctgcctctgCCGCAGCATCACCCCAACTCTGGGTGTAGGAGTTCTCCATCTTCTGGCAG gtcTGTGTTCGCTGGGCACGGTGTGCTGTTTCCTCGTGGGCGTGGACCTCCTGCCCCACAACGCGTCACCGTCTGAGGCTGCGGAGGGCGCGCTGGGCTGGTCTCTGTACCTGGCACTCATCTCCGCCCCACTGCAGATGATGGCGGCCGCTCTCTTCTTGTGGGCCGCGCGCAGCCACCGCAAAAGCTACACCCGCATGACGGCGTACCGCGTGGCCTAG